TTATAGGGAAGGACCTTTCCCACTCCATCATGATGGAAGAGAGAATGGGGAATATTCCTCTCGCTATACTTGTTCATTCACAAAGTGCGGTGTATGTGTGGGCTCACTTTGTATGTGTGGCCTTTTTTTTATATGCCAATATATGACTTAATTAGGATTTTGGAAGATAGAACATGGCCATCTTATCCAATGTTTTAATATTCACATAATCTGATCATTATATCCCATGtaaacttataattattttacttttgttttgataattgATTAACTGGTATACTCATTACCTGTCAATGTATTATTTACTCTCATAATTCTCATACGTTacataatgattttttttgagaaaaaatcaTGCATTACCCTCATAATTTTCATATGTTACATATTGATGTAACTCTTCTAATTTTTAGAGGTTCTATATtgattatataattattgtatTCATGGtctcattcaactataaatatgtCATTTTATTGTACAGtttttataaaatgaataaGAGTGACAATATAGTCATTTGGGCTTTATCTTGTGAACGTAAGTCATAGACCAAACCACGTAAAATccttattcttattttctttattccgcttttcattttatatttctataacattaatatcttttctttcactaccaaactaccaaactCTACCAGGCCCACCAAGCCGGGCAAACCCAATGTGCGATTAGCTTAATTAAGGAGGAATGCCACGCAGGATCGCCGCTCGCCATGTCACTTCAATTATTTTCTACATTCTCGGCAAGACATCATGTGGCACCATATAACAGTAGTGTGTCGgtgatcaaatcaaatcaaaagttTTGGCtcttaattaaggaaaaatgcCACACAGATCGCCGCTCGCCATGTCACTCAAATTATTTTCTACATTCTTGGCAAGACATCATGTGGCACCATATCACAGTAGTGTGTCCgtgatcaaatcaaatcaaaagatTTGGCCCATTCTTTTATATGAAGAATTCAAGATTCATATGAATTGGTtcacaaaaattactctcccCATGACTTGAAAAGATGTagagagtttgagaagaatccgAAGAAAGCAGGCCGGACCCATGTTTCGATCTGGGATCCACCACCTAGCCTGATTGCCCCCATGTTGATCGCACACTCCGCACTAACAATATATAATGACTATTAATCCCACGTGACTTGCTTCATAATCCGACGCAATTGCCTCAATGGTTGAGCAATAATAAGGGTGCCACTGCCACCTTTTCAATCTAGCCCCTTACGGGATTCAAGGTAACGGCGCCATCAATCGATGTATAGGCCTCGAAAAAGTAGGTTCAACAGGAATGCCAATAGCAAAGTTGATGGCGGCTCCTGACCCGCAGTGCTAACAAGAGAATTTCATAAAACTTGACTTCTTAACAAGcttatgaagaaactatgtgtatatatatatataaaacagttGAGTAATATCCTATCGAGAATGTGAGTTTGACGCCAATCAAATCAAAAGTTTTTTGAGCTCAGATTCGAATTTGAAAGGAACCGAAAGAGCTTTTAGTGAAGAGCAATGGGACTTTGGATCTACGGAAAAAGATCTATATATGGTAGAATTGGTATGTGTAGCCCACAAGCGTCAAGGGAGCGCGTAAGGTACATCCCCGGGACCAAAGTCATAGGGAGGAAGAAGAGGGCAGactgatgaagatggagatgaggCACGTGGATGACGGAGGTGGATGTAGAGTTGACCTTCAATTCAAAATTCGAAGCaataaacaataaagaaaaaagcaaaaaggaatAAACTTTAGACTGGTAGTAGAGACACGATGCAGGAGGAAGGAAGGTGGGGGGAAAAACCCTCCTCCCCAGCATGTACGTACAGCAGCTTGTCTGAGAAGTTTCTCTCTTTGGCGTCTTGAGCTCCACGAAAGATAAAAGTTGTCAGTGATCTCGTTTTCAACATGGAGAATCTGCTTTGGCATAAAGGAGGAGACGACACTCATTGTAATGCTTCTCTAACACGAATTGCATTAATAGAAATAACACTAAAACAAAGTTATTCAAGGAAATATTTGTcttctagtatatatatatatatattttatgagaaAATTGATGGCAACTTGTCGGGGAAGCTCTAACAAGTTCAGTTTTTGTTAATGGAATAATGAGTTCTAGTCTCATTAATTAATTCGTTAATTAAGAGCTAGCTTCAATGAGTTCTATGCTACCCTCTCTAATTCACAGGGTGTTGTTAAAAGTATAATAGCTAGCTTTTATTACAAGTGTTTTATAAACTGATCAGTAGCAATTCATGTATTATTAAAATATGGATTActatcttcataaaaaaaaaaaaaataaataaataaattactatgTGATACTAGCTAGCTAGATCACATTCATGTAcgtttataaattgatgtagCTGTTCATATGTTATTTATCATgccaattattaaaatatagacTGTTATGGTCAGACTTTTGGTTCATCGGAAAcaagattaaaaatattaaaaaaaattaactaataaaataaatgaacaattttattattaattagtaaattttaaagaaatagCGAAATTGTCAAAAGAAAGACGgacttttttgctctttttttaaGCATCGTCTTTTTACTGCGAATCTcccaagctaaaaaaaaaaaagttactttttGAGTTGTTGATCGGCTgagattttaatgaaatttgaagACTTTACCGTAATTATTTGACTGCTTGacatttttgatttttgattttttttttttttttggagggagTAATACTCTTCATATATAGGTAACTCGGTAACTAGGGCGGGGCACTGTTTTTATTAAGTACTACGTATGGAACGATGACGTTTTGAGCACACACTTTATGGATGTTATTACACGTGTCGTTTAATGAGCATGTAATTGGTAAGCTGTGCCGGTGTGACGTCATCAAAACACCTTTTGTCGTCTGAAGACAGAGCACTTCTTTCCAAATCCCAAATTTCAAAAAGACTAATAATATAGTTCAGAACAAACGAATCAACGATCGATAAGCTTCCAGAATTAAAGCCTTCAGACAGAGACGAAGTCGATCACGACGTAGATTCGGACTGGACGATTGACGAACTCGGCGTGCGAAATCCCCAGTACTACACTCCACTTCTTCTCGTGCCGGAGTGCTCAGCCCGTTGAGGCGTCGATCGAGCCCGATGGCTAGGGTGGGCAACCAGGACGTACAACCGGAAGACTTCTACCTAAGCTAAATGGATTTTTAGGCGGACAGATCGCCTCTTGACCCCCGTTGGTTGattaacattaattaattagtagccTAGAACTCATTGAagatattaataaattatttggtTTTTGTGACTATTAAAATCATATAGGTAAAATGCTAGTAGCCTAgaacttattaattaatttggcaGTCGCCCTTCGGATAGAGGTCTAACGATCGTTGTTTGGAAATTGGAACGTCATCGGGTAAGAGAGGAAGTACTTTTGTTCCATAAAAgctcaaaaaggaaaaaaagcaaaaatgtTGTAAAaacctctctttttctttaactTGGTACAGGAAAAAGAGAATTTTAGGActaaaaagagagattttttaggGTAGATTTTGCCTTTTACCCTTATGGGCAGCAAAAATCTCCCTCTCATGGGGTAAAAACTGATCAGGaagcaaattaattattaaagagCAGGCCAGCTTCCTCTAACAGTGACAAATTAAAGAGGCACTAACTGACGAGCTCCTTTGTTTATGGATATATATCTTTATAAATAGGGGGTCTAGAGCAGATGATTATGATTCTCCACCACTACTCCCTCACCCTCTCCTCACGTCCACTCTTTttcaaagagaaagagagtgagacACAGaaatatagaagaagaaaaaaatagtgGCACTCTGTGCAGTTATATGGGTGGTCGTCTTCTCCATTCGTCTTCTCTCACCGCCATCTACCACAGCAAAAAAAAGCCTTGTCTTGGCTtctgctcttcttctttctctgaaGCCGCCTTCACTCACCAACCAATTAATGCACCTCCACTCCAGGCCATCACCGACATTAATTTATTACTACTGTTTCTCCTCTGAACcacttatttttattgaaaaacacTGTCATTAATTCTTGATTAACCAAAGGAGGGAATCGTCATGGAACTGTTCAGTTTATACTGCCATCTTTTTTATACTACGTTCCTCAGCCTTAGTCTTCTCCTCATTTCCAAAGGTAAACAAAAATTTCCCAATTAATGATTTCGCCATTTGGGTGTGCAGATAATTGTTAGAATATGAGATTAAATAATCTTTAAGATAAGCGGTAATTAATTTAACCATAATTACAACAATAACTAATACATGTTACACTCTTTTGGTTAATTTCTTCAGGCGCTTCAGGAGCAACATTCACATTTGTGAACAAGTGCGATTTCACAGTATGGCCAGGAATCTTGTCGGGGGCAGGCAGTCCAAAGCTAGAGAGCACCGGTTTCGCGCTCACAAAGGGCAGCTCTCGCACTTTCCAAGCCCCAACTGGCTGGTCCGGCCGCTTCTGGGGAAGAACCGGCTGCAACTTCGACGACTCCGGCAGTGGGTCTTGCGCCACCGGAGACTGTAGCTCCGGCACCATCGAGTGCAACGGCGCCACAGCCACCCCACCAGCCACTCTAGCCGAGATCACACTTGGCTCGGGCTCACAAGACTTCTACGATGTGAGCCTGGTTGATGGGTACAACTTGCCGATGATCGTCGAAGGGAGTGGCGAGTCGGGTACATGCGAGTCGACCGGGTGCGTCACGGACCTGAACCGGCGGTGCCCGTCGGAGCTGAGAACCGACGATGGCCGGGGTTGTAAGAGCGCGTGTGAGGCTTTTGGAAAGCCCGAGTACTGTTGCGTCGGGGCGTACGGTACAGCATCGACATGTAAGCCGTCGCAATACTCTGAGCTGTTCAAGTCCGCTTGTCCCAAGTCGTATAGCTATGCTTACGATGATGCAACTAGCACCTTCACGTGTACCGGAGCTGATTATACCATCACATTTTGTCCTTCGTCTCCAAGGTAAAGCTTCTCTTTcactttgaaaattaaaatacaggggattttatttttatctacttatttatttttaagtttgagGTCATGACAAgtaatttttttgaagttttaaagtgaaatatatatatatatatatatatatatatactctaaaaatgtatataaataaaaataaaaaaacaagaaaaaaaaatagaaaaaaggttTGGACTGCATtgggccttttttcttttcttttctttttttcttttctataaattttgtAGGGTGGGTGGCAAAATATCACATCAactcaataaaataaaggtatatataatatatagcattactagTCTTATAAAGTTATTTGTTATATGGACATACAACAAGAAgtttttattcaatttaaaaatatgaggGAGTTATTTGTTGGTCTTTGTTAGAATGAGTCTATATGATACTAGATTAAGGCATTACATAACTATATATTGAGTCCCagattttgaatatatatatatatatatatatatatatatatatatatatataccagatTGAATCTCAATTATTATTAATCTTTTGCATATCAAACAGATGTGATTAagacattttaaaaatttggattttttttttttatttttttattttttattttttttatctagcAAATAATTAAGTTCTTGTATTGGTTGTTCACTATTTTCAACTTTTAGGTTAATTACTCATATGAATTTCATTGGTACCCATAATAATTGTACACTAATTCTGTTTGGAATTTATTCTTCTTGTGCAAGCAGTTTGAAATCTTCAAGAGATTCACCCCCTGAAATAGTAGGAACAACAACAGATGAGTCAGGATTAGGGTCAGGATCAGGATCAGGATCAGAATCTGGTTCAGACTCAGCACTTCAGCAAGCTGAACTGGCCACTTCATGGCTAGCCAATTTGGCCTCTGGGGACTCATCCAGAACTCACCCTTCTTTAGCTTTTTCATCTACCTTGATTTTGGCgatctctctccttctctcatTCTTATGCTTGTAGTTCTCTGCCTGCCATGTGCTTTGTTCAATTCTCATCGGCAATGCCAGTCGTTTAATGATAGAAATTAGAAAGCATCATCGCCAACATCAGTGATTATGGTTACTCTGCCACCCACTTTCCAAAGGAATAGGATTCTCAATCTCCGTTTCAAATAAAATGACGATCAAAATTATTCTTGATTCATATTAGATTTACGGTTAAATATTTAACGATGTACATGATattacatcatttaaaaattttaaatgatgcgATAAAGTAAGCAAGATTTATTCCGTTTCAAAATCCTAGTTTAATGTTAACTactcaataatattttaattgctCATTTCTATTGTTTCGTGGGTTCGGGAGGAAGAAGTAAGAACTAGATTCCAAAAGAAGAGGAAACTTACGTGAATAActtaatattgaaaaaattaacaaaaattgattaagtaaatttaattatttagtgattGACGTGTTAAGTGTCACATGAATTGTCATATCAGCATGTGAAAACTTGTAATAAGAGTTCTCTTATTCTATTGAGTTTTACaaaggaaaatatttaaaatctcAATTATTGTTATGCAAATAaggtaaaatagaaaagagaaaaaaaataaattacatagATTTACTTGATTCGAGGTAGGCACACAAGGTGCCCGAATTCATGGAGAGAGTAGtcattttataagattaaattatcacttattttaaaagttttacttTAAATTGATACGAATGATTTTAACACTTTTATCATGTCAGGAACTAAataacacgtaaaatattttaattaaaaatgtagGTAAATTGTGGAGTGAAGGTTTCAATTAAAGACTTTGAttttaataccatattaaattattacttatttcaaaaaatttaaactaaaaaattaatgataaatCTAATCCTTTAATATTTGTAGAACAAAAAATAGGTCTTCATTAATTCACCAATTACAATTTTAGCCCAGCatattaaaaatctttaataGTTTGTCTGCCACTGGTCGGTGGGgcttgttttctttttgctttaaGCTCTGTTCACTATGAaagtgaaataattaaaaaatttaaactttttttaaataaaaaatgataaaagtgaAATGGTTTAATTGGCCAAAATATTTTATGAGCGACgtctaatatatttttcttcttttgaggGAATAATCAGGCCGACTATAGATATATGATTGAACTGTAATCATGGATcttttgaatattatttgaaGTTTGAGAAAATATAAGCACTTGCTAAAGAAATGGTGCTTTCAACCACTTTCAAGATGTAATCATGATGAAAGCTAATGAGGCTTGTGTTCTACTCATAGAGtaggtagattttttttttggagttagTTTGATGAGATTTAAAtgttacaatattaattaaataattatatcaattattttttattagtgtatatttttaagataattattgattttagtatggtatcagagtaaaTGTCTTGAATTCGAAACTTGTATTCGTCATTCACCTCTAATTTTTAAGTCCACATGTTGGAAGGAGTGTaagaatattgattaaataattaaagcaaccattttttattaagagtaacgTTACATACTATAACCATATCCCACCTCCATTCATTGGACTAATGTGATAGTGTTTACCAACCATTGgattagtcattgttaaaaaagaagaaaaagattaagGACGGTTAGACATCAGCCCAGTGAAATAAAAGTGtcatatgtagcattactcttctattaacttaaacttttaaaataattggtaATTTGTCACCAAATTTGATGAGTACTATGAGTCAAGCTTTGCGTGAAACGCAAGGGGTAGAAAAACGCCACCGGCATGAAGTGATTTTGGCCAAATTTCATGAAAGTTGGTGCTATTTCACATCAATGCTACAAGGGCTGCTCGTTGCCATACCCAATTGATTAAGTTGGCACATCAATTATCAACCTTATCAATTGACAAAAGTTTCAATTATCACCAATAGGCAGCCTTGAGGATTACGCTTGTCAATCAATTCAACACTAGAAGAGGAATTACAGTTATAGTAATTCTTTTGTTATTGCCTTTCCTTGTCCACTATTTTCCCTTCATGAAAGCACTTGTAATTAAGGGTGAGAATTTGAGTTTATGGTTCGGGTCCGTGTCGTGTTATGGATATACAACTACGTGTCGAGACGAACACAATccatttcattaatttttttaaatcccTCAACCCTGATTGACTTGTAATGTAAAAACCTTAGTATCATTCTCTTATGTGGGTGAGTAAAGGGCTTGTGACATCACAATGGATAAATGGAGGCAAAGTGTGGAAGCGTCCAACATTTAGCTATCTTAGTCTCTAAAGCTGAAAAAACATGTAATTGTCGGGCAATTCTTGCATGTTCTTATATGTAGAAGAATTTAAAACATCCTTGTTATGAGAGAAGGAAATAAAGCTAAACAAGCCAAAATAGGTTAGGATCCAAATTGTTGCCCTACTGCCTATGAGGCATGTGATTCTTCACcgacttgtgtgtgtgtgtgtgtggtggggtggggggggggggggggtggtcaGCCCCAGACGACACAAcacaaagaaagaaacaaaactgCTTT
Above is a genomic segment from Alnus glutinosa chromosome 12, dhAlnGlut1.1, whole genome shotgun sequence containing:
- the LOC133851809 gene encoding thaumatin-like protein 1; the protein is MELFSLYCHLFYTTFLSLSLLLISKGASGATFTFVNKCDFTVWPGILSGAGSPKLESTGFALTKGSSRTFQAPTGWSGRFWGRTGCNFDDSGSGSCATGDCSSGTIECNGATATPPATLAEITLGSGSQDFYDVSLVDGYNLPMIVEGSGESGTCESTGCVTDLNRRCPSELRTDDGRGCKSACEAFGKPEYCCVGAYGTASTCKPSQYSELFKSACPKSYSYAYDDATSTFTCTGADYTITFCPSSPSLKSSRDSPPEIVGTTTDESGLGSGSGSGSESGSDSALQQAELATSWLANLASGDSSRTHPSLAFSSTLILAISLLLSFLCL